From the Rhizobium sp. ARZ01 genome, the window GGATCTTCCCCGGATCGCTCCGCGGCGGCAGCCGGCTTTGACAAAGCCGCACCCTCCCCTTGCGTGACCTCGGGCGGATATCCCTGCGTTCACAGACAGGTATCGGCATGCAACTTATCTTCGACGGGCACAATGATGTGCTGCTCCGACTGCTCAACAACATGCAGGGCGGGAGCGATCCCGTCGCAGAGTTCAGGGACGGCACCGACCAGGGTCACATTGACGGCCCGCGCGCCCGTGCCGGCGGCCTCGCTGGCGGCCTCTGCGCCATCTACATTTCCTCCGGCCATTTCGAGCTTCGCAAGCCCGAAGAGAACGGGCACTACGCCACCCCCCTCGAAGCACCACTGGAACGCCAGCCTTCGCTCGACATCGCGCTCGCCATGGCCGCAATCGCCTACAAGCTCGACCGCGCCGGCGCCTGGACCCTTTGCCGGACGACCGCCGATATTCGCGCCGCTATAGAGAAGGGCCAGTTTGCCGCCGTTCTGCACATGGAGGGCTGCGAGGCGATCGACAAGGATCTGGTCGCGCTTGAGACCTTCTATGCCGCCGGCCTGCGTTCGCTCGGCCCTGTCTGGAGCCGCAACAACATTTTTGGCCACGGCGTTCCTTTCGCCTATCCGATGTCGCCAGATACCGGCCCCGGCCTGACCGAGGCCGGCTTTGATTTGGTCCGAGCCTGCAATCGCCTCGGCATCCTGATCGATCTTTCGCACATCACCGAAAAAGGCTTCTGGGATGTGGCGAAGTCCTCGGACCAGCCGCTAATCGCCAGCCACTCGAATGCGCATGCGCTGACGCCGGTCGCCCGCAACCTGACGGACAAACAGATGGACGCGATCCGCGAGCGCCGCGGCCTTGTCGGCCTCAACTACGCGACGACCATGCTGCGCCCCGATGGTCAGGAAGGCGCGGACACGCCGCTCTCCGACATGGTTCGTCACGTCGACCACATGGTCGAGCGCATGGGCATCGATTGCGTGGCGCTGGGTTCTGACTTCGACGGCGCAACAATCCCCGCCGACATCCATGACGCCGCTGGGAAC encodes:
- a CDS encoding dipeptidase, with protein sequence MQLIFDGHNDVLLRLLNNMQGGSDPVAEFRDGTDQGHIDGPRARAGGLAGGLCAIYISSGHFELRKPEENGHYATPLEAPLERQPSLDIALAMAAIAYKLDRAGAWTLCRTTADIRAAIEKGQFAAVLHMEGCEAIDKDLVALETFYAAGLRSLGPVWSRNNIFGHGVPFAYPMSPDTGPGLTEAGFDLVRACNRLGILIDLSHITEKGFWDVAKSSDQPLIASHSNAHALTPVARNLTDKQMDAIRERRGLVGLNYATTMLRPDGQEGADTPLSDMVRHVDHMVERMGIDCVALGSDFDGATIPADIHDAAGNQKLVSALTAAGYGADDLAKICRDNWLRVLGQAWHEA